In Campylobacter vulpis, a genomic segment contains:
- a CDS encoding methyltransferase regulatory domain-containing protein, with protein MKYDGYIQSSDYEDLYFDVIQPNIINLNLLFAGFKPVKNKHYLELGFGMGRSLLTHAVSNEGYFVGTDFNENQVAFAKNICEQAKISNLTLYADSFKQLLERFRKMKANGEEVGFDFIVLHGIYCWVNEENRQIILSIIKEFLREGGVVYVSYNCLPGRSVSMDARHIFKLYSQKENTDNFDEIFSFTQEFANLEPENTLHKNILATIDTHRHSHHNYCMHEFLCDSWYLPYFSDVAETMRGGGLSYICECMLAYHFKHFSPKEESFLARIHNKNFKEQMKDFIQNKAFRYDLYGKQLFKLNKKQTQQQLFEMQFVLLDYPTSQTFEGCEENLRWAYIELISKLESENFAPKRAKTLMSGAFANSEVLFHLLTNLMAFNLVGICVPNTTHKIDEVKFYNHSLLKEQKLSQEYIFACALTGGGISLDSLERAFLNHYFNENQMNLEELFERIYQDENFHFHDANNQACKDRESVFTQLSLHYKKFLRRLPILMKLEMF; from the coding sequence ATGAAATATGACGGTTATATTCAATCTAGTGATTACGAAGATTTATATTTTGATGTAATTCAACCTAATATTATTAATCTTAATCTCCTCTTTGCAGGCTTTAAACCGGTCAAGAATAAGCATTATTTAGAACTAGGCTTTGGTATGGGACGCTCACTGCTAACGCATGCTGTGAGTAATGAGGGGTATTTTGTCGGCACAGATTTTAATGAAAATCAAGTCGCATTTGCTAAAAATATCTGTGAACAAGCTAAGATTTCAAATCTTACCCTTTATGCAGATAGCTTTAAGCAGCTTTTAGAACGCTTTAGAAAAATGAAAGCCAATGGCGAAGAAGTAGGTTTTGATTTCATAGTTTTGCATGGAATTTATTGTTGGGTTAATGAGGAAAATCGTCAGATTATCCTTAGTATTATCAAGGAATTTTTGCGTGAGGGGGGCGTTGTGTATGTGAGTTATAACTGCTTGCCCGGTCGCTCTGTGAGTATGGACGCTAGGCACATCTTTAAACTCTACTCACAAAAGGAAAACACGGATAATTTTGATGAGATTTTTTCTTTCACGCAGGAATTTGCAAATTTAGAGCCTGAAAATACACTTCATAAAAATATACTAGCGACCATCGATACGCACCGTCATTCTCATCATAATTATTGCATGCACGAATTTTTGTGCGATTCTTGGTATTTGCCCTATTTTAGTGATGTGGCTGAAACGATGAGGGGGGGGGGGTTGAGCTATATTTGTGAGTGTATGTTAGCTTATCATTTTAAGCATTTTTCTCCTAAGGAGGAGAGTTTTTTAGCACGAATTCATAATAAAAATTTCAAAGAGCAAATGAAAGATTTTATCCAAAATAAGGCATTTCGTTATGATTTATATGGTAAGCAACTTTTTAAGCTTAATAAAAAGCAAACCCAACAACAACTTTTTGAAATGCAATTTGTGCTTTTAGACTATCCTACAAGCCAGACTTTTGAGGGTTGTGAGGAGAATTTAAGATGGGCTTATATTGAGCTTATTTCAAAGCTTGAGAGCGAGAATTTCGCACCAAAAAGGGCTAAAACGCTTATGAGTGGTGCTTTTGCAAATAGTGAGGTTCTTTTCCACCTTTTAACCAATCTAATGGCGTTTAATCTTGTAGGCATTTGTGTGCCAAATACAACACATAAAATTGACGAGGTTAAATTTTATAATCACAGCCTCTTAAAAGAGCAAAAATTAAGCCAAGAATACATTTTTGCCTGTGCGCTTACTGGAGGAGGAATTTCACTAGATAGCCTAGAAAGGGCTTTTCTCAATCATTATTTTAACGAAAATCAAATGAATTTAGAAGAGCTATTTGAGCGGATTTATCAAGATGAAAATTTTCACTTTCATGACGCAAATAACCAAGCTTGTAAAGACAGAGAAAGCGTTTTCACTCAACTCAGCTTACATTACAAAAAATTTTTAAGGCGTCTGCCTATACTAATGAAACTTGAAATGTTTTAA
- the tatC gene encoding twin-arginine translocase subunit TatC, translated as MFEELKPHLIELRKRLLISVLCVIVMFFICFALNKYILDVLTMPLEAVLPEISKQINFIEMAEPLFTAMKVAFFAGFLLSLPVIFWQFWSFVAPGLYDNEKRLVVPFVIFASLMFILGCLFCYFVVVPFTFKFLIDFGASVQNFKPIISIGAYVGFFTKLMIAFGLAFEMPVLTYFFAKLGLIDDAFLKRQFRIAVLIIFIFSAMMTPPDVFSQFLLAIPLCGLYGISILIAKKVNPAPTDNNERNKQ; from the coding sequence ATGTTTGAAGAGCTAAAACCCCATTTAATCGAACTTAGAAAAAGATTGCTCATAAGCGTTTTATGTGTTATTGTGATGTTTTTTATCTGTTTTGCTCTTAATAAATATATCCTAGATGTCCTTACTATGCCCCTTGAAGCTGTTTTGCCTGAAATTTCAAAGCAAATCAATTTCATCGAAATGGCAGAGCCTTTATTTACCGCGATGAAAGTAGCATTTTTTGCGGGGTTTTTGCTATCTTTACCTGTGATTTTTTGGCAGTTTTGGAGCTTTGTCGCACCCGGACTTTATGATAATGAAAAACGCCTTGTCGTGCCTTTTGTCATCTTTGCTAGTTTGATGTTTATTTTGGGCTGTTTGTTTTGCTATTTTGTCGTTGTGCCTTTTACTTTTAAATTTCTCATCGATTTTGGTGCAAGTGTGCAAAATTTCAAGCCTATCATTAGCATAGGGGCTTATGTGGGCTTTTTTACAAAACTAATGATAGCCTTTGGTTTGGCGTTTGAAATGCCTGTTTTGACCTATTTTTTCGCTAAGCTTGGCTTGATTGATGATGCTTTTTTAAAAAGGCAATTTAGAATCGCCGTTTTAATCATCTTCATCTTTTCTGCGATGATGACCCCGCCCGATGTTTTTTCACAATTTTTGCTAGCAATTCCACTTTGCGGGCTTTATGGAATTTCCATTTTAATCGCTAAAAAAGTCAATCCCGCCCCTACCGACAATAATGAAAGGAATAAACAATGA
- the tatB gene encoding Sec-independent protein translocase protein TatB produces the protein MSMGEIIVILIVAILVLGPDKLPDAIVQIAKIIKAIKRNINDAKAGIEKEIRIKELKDEAQKYQDEFSLSNENIRKKLSFEEFDDLKRDILDKTKVDLTFDSREKETPPQNPTEKANV, from the coding sequence ATGAGTATGGGTGAAATTATCGTTATTTTAATTGTCGCTATTTTGGTTTTGGGACCGGATAAACTTCCAGACGCCATAGTGCAAATTGCCAAGATTATCAAGGCTATTAAGCGTAATATCAATGACGCTAAAGCCGGCATTGAAAAAGAAATTCGCATTAAAGAGCTAAAAGACGAAGCGCAAAAATACCAAGATGAGTTTTCGCTAAGTAATGAAAACATACGCAAAAAGCTTAGTTTTGAGGAATTTGACGACTTAAAAAGAGATATTTTGGATAAAACAAAAGTGGATTTAACTTTCGATAGTAGAGAAAAAGAAACTCCCCCACAAAATCCTACGGAAAAAGCAAATGTTTGA
- the panC gene encoding pantoate--beta-alanine ligase gives MQIINNITDLKKVIKEWKSQNLSIGYVPTMGYLHEGHLSLIKKASQNDKIIVSIFVNPMQFGVNEDLATYPRDLERDAKLCENEGVAVLFTPSVEQMYPKGFSSYVDMDSLTDKLCGAKREGHFRGVCTILMKFFHLITPDVAYFGQKDAQQCAVVKHMVEDLNLDLKIEICPIVREKDGLAKSSRNVYLNEAERKAALVLSRAIFLGENLIQKGERESKIILQAMREELQKESLARIDYIELVNPKTMENLERIEEGVLGALAVYIGKTRLIDNFLLLNLK, from the coding sequence ATGCAAATTATAAACAATATCACGGATTTAAAAAAAGTCATTAAAGAGTGGAAAAGTCAAAATTTAAGCATAGGCTATGTGCCGACTATGGGTTATTTGCACGAGGGACATTTAAGCCTTATTAAAAAAGCAAGTCAAAACGATAAAATTATCGTTAGCATTTTTGTTAATCCTATGCAATTTGGCGTTAATGAGGACCTAGCGACCTACCCAAGAGACTTAGAAAGAGACGCTAAGCTTTGCGAAAATGAGGGCGTAGCAGTGCTTTTTACGCCTAGTGTAGAGCAAATGTATCCTAAGGGCTTTAGCTCTTATGTAGATATGGACTCACTTACCGATAAATTATGTGGAGCAAAAAGAGAGGGGCATTTTCGTGGAGTTTGCACCATTTTGATGAAATTTTTTCATCTTATCACGCCTGATGTGGCGTATTTTGGGCAAAAAGACGCCCAGCAATGTGCTGTGGTTAAACATATGGTAGAGGATTTAAATTTAGACCTTAAAATAGAAATTTGCCCCATTGTAAGAGAAAAGGACGGCTTGGCAAAAAGTTCGCGTAATGTTTATTTAAACGAGGCGGAGAGAAAGGCGGCTCTAGTGCTTTCAAGGGCGATTTTTTTAGGAGAAAATTTAATCCAAAAGGGCGAAAGAGAGAGCAAAATTATACTTCAAGCTATGCGTGAAGAATTGCAAAAAGAAAGCCTTGCTAGGATTGATTATATCGAGCTTGTTAATCCTAAAACTATGGAAAATTTAGAACGCATTGAAGAGGGCGTTTTGGGTGCTTTAGCCGTTTATATAGGCAAAACAAGGTTGATTGATAATTTTTTGCTTTTAAATCTTAAATAA
- the panB gene encoding 3-methyl-2-oxobutanoate hydroxymethyltransferase: MRKSIIDFQKQKANRDKITMVAAYDYPSARALDEAGVDMILVGDSVAMVLLGHEDTLSVSMEEMLIFTKAVSKAAKNAFVLADMPFMSYQSSTYDALQNAAKFMKEGRANGVKLEGGSEFSECIRALSRASIPVIAHIGLTPQSVNAMGGYKVQGKSKEAAKKLIDDAKAVQDAGASMVLMECVPSKLAQKITQILEVPTIGIGAGKHCDGQVLVYHDFLGLHQGFKPKFVRKFANLNPNEGIKAYINAVKSGEFPSEEYSFSLENDEWIEELY, encoded by the coding sequence ATGAGAAAAAGCATTATCGACTTTCAAAAACAAAAAGCAAATAGAGACAAAATCACTATGGTGGCAGCTTACGATTATCCTAGTGCTAGGGCTTTAGATGAGGCTGGGGTGGATATGATTTTAGTGGGCGATTCTGTGGCTATGGTGCTTTTAGGACACGAGGATACGCTAAGTGTGAGTATGGAGGAAATGCTTATTTTCACAAAAGCTGTTTCAAAAGCCGCTAAAAATGCCTTTGTATTAGCTGATATGCCCTTTATGTCCTATCAAAGCTCCACTTATGACGCCTTACAAAATGCGGCGAAATTTATGAAGGAAGGTCGTGCAAATGGCGTGAAATTAGAGGGAGGAAGTGAGTTTAGTGAGTGCATTAGAGCTTTAAGCCGTGCCTCTATCCCCGTCATCGCTCACATAGGACTTACCCCACAAAGTGTCAATGCTATGGGAGGATATAAGGTGCAAGGCAAAAGCAAAGAAGCCGCTAAAAAACTCATCGACGATGCCAAAGCCGTGCAAGATGCGGGTGCTAGTATGGTTTTAATGGAATGTGTGCCAAGCAAATTAGCACAAAAAATCACCCAAATCCTAGAAGTGCCAACCATAGGCATAGGAGCGGGGAAACACTGCGATGGACAGGTTTTAGTCTATCACGATTTTTTGGGACTTCATCAAGGATTTAAGCCCAAATTTGTGAGAAAATTTGCCAATTTAAACCCAAATGAGGGCATAAAAGCCTACATTAACGCCGTAAAAAGCGGAGAATTTCCAAGTGAAGAATATAGCTTTTCTTTAGAAAATGATGAGTGGATTGAAGAATTATATTAA
- a CDS encoding amino acid ABC transporter permease: MTQKSIQAFVFFTIIILWGYFSFPYEILQVSDEAGVRYAFTPNAKAYVLSYGTTILLTFCAVCIGLVVGFILALIRFSPFRVLNFIVDEFIDIIRGTPVILQLMIFAFVIFTFLDNLYAAILALGLNSSAYIAEIVRSGINSVDKGQMEAARAMGLDYQSTMREIILPQALKNILPALANEFISLFKETSVVGFISVVDITMQSKSLQAVLYNPKPIIFTGLVYYVSVKIFSLGVRLLEKRLNQND; the protein is encoded by the coding sequence TTGACCCAAAAGAGTATCCAAGCATTTGTATTTTTTACTATCATTATTTTATGGGGATATTTTTCTTTCCCTTACGAAATTTTACAAGTGAGTGATGAAGCTGGGGTGCGTTACGCTTTTACCCCTAATGCTAAGGCTTATGTGCTAAGTTATGGCACTACGATTTTGCTGACTTTTTGTGCAGTTTGTATAGGACTTGTTGTTGGTTTTATTTTGGCTTTGATTCGCTTTTCTCCTTTTAGGGTGCTTAATTTCATCGTTGATGAGTTTATCGACATTATACGCGGAACGCCTGTCATTTTACAGCTTATGATATTTGCTTTTGTGATTTTTACCTTTTTAGATAATTTATATGCGGCGATTTTAGCACTTGGGCTTAATAGCTCGGCTTATATTGCTGAGATTGTAAGAAGTGGGATTAATAGCGTTGATAAGGGACAAATGGAAGCGGCTAGGGCTATGGGGCTTGATTATCAAAGCACGATGAGGGAGATTATTTTACCTCAAGCACTTAAAAATATTTTGCCCGCTCTTGCAAATGAATTTATTTCTCTTTTTAAAGAAACTTCGGTGGTTGGTTTTATAAGCGTTGTGGATATTACAATGCAAAGTAAGAGTTTGCAAGCGGTGCTTTATAATCCTAAGCCTATTATTTTCACAGGACTTGTATATTATGTGAGTGTGAAAATTTTTAGCTTAGGTGTAAGATTATTAGAAAAAAGGCTCAATCAAAATGATTAA
- a CDS encoding amino acid ABC transporter ATP-binding protein: MIKTENLCKKYGNLEVLKGISTQIQKGDVVALIGPSGGGKSTFLRCLNRLELADSGKIFIKGENILDEKIDINQIRQKVSMVFQHFNLFANKNVLENLILTPIKTRILSKDEAIAKAEILLSKVGLADKKAYMPHKLSGGQKQRIAIARSLMMSPDVILFDEPTSALDPEMIGEVLNIMKDLAKEGLTMLVVTHEMGFAKNVANRIFFMDKGQIAVDESPVGVFENPKNERLREFLNKVLNH; encoded by the coding sequence ATGATTAAAACCGAAAATTTATGTAAAAAATATGGAAATTTGGAAGTCTTAAAAGGCATTAGCACCCAAATTCAAAAAGGCGATGTTGTAGCTTTGATAGGACCTAGTGGAGGTGGTAAAAGCACTTTTTTACGCTGTCTTAATAGGCTTGAGCTTGCTGATAGTGGTAAAATTTTCATCAAAGGCGAAAATATCTTAGATGAAAAGATTGACATCAATCAAATTCGTCAAAAAGTAAGTATGGTTTTTCAGCATTTTAATCTTTTTGCGAATAAAAATGTCCTTGAGAATTTAATTCTAACGCCCATTAAAACAAGGATTTTAAGCAAAGATGAAGCCATAGCTAAGGCAGAAATTTTACTCTCTAAAGTGGGCTTGGCAGATAAAAAAGCCTATATGCCACACAAACTTTCAGGCGGTCAAAAGCAACGCATAGCCATAGCTAGAAGTTTGATGATGAGTCCTGATGTGATTTTATTTGACGAGCCGACTTCTGCACTGGATCCTGAAATGATAGGCGAGGTTTTAAACATTATGAAAGATTTAGCTAAAGAGGGTTTAACTATGCTTGTAGTTACCCACGAAATGGGCTTTGCGAAAAATGTAGCAAATCGCATTTTTTTTATGGATAAAGGACAAATCGCCGTTGATGAAAGTCCAGTAGGCGTGTTTGAAAATCCTAAAAATGAAAGGCTTAGAGAATTTTTAAATAAGGTTTTAAATCACTAA
- a CDS encoding acetate kinase, with the protein MKILVLNSGSSSIKFKLFDNKVVLASGLVEKIGNNQSKIELKNAKTGTKMRRDTHIANHEKGLQLVEELFNESGILRDLNELDGCGHRIVHGGKNLTEHCLVDNFVLEEIDRVSAIAPLHNPAHLAGIKTMLKAAPKVPNATIFDTAFHKSMPDFAYMYALPYDYYTEYNIRKYGFHGTSHSYVSSRAAILMQKENINAISAHLGNGASVCAIENGKSIDTSMGFTPLEGLMMGTRCGDIDPATLPFIAKAKNLNADMLDTMMNKQSGLYGVCGYNDFRDVVSEIQNGNNLARLALDMYCYRLAKYIGSYFAILPHTDALIFTAGVGENASLVRQKTCERLKHLGFELDESLNEKSESGEREISKANSKVKIFVIPTDEELEIAKITEGLIKKLKIKA; encoded by the coding sequence ATGAAAATTTTAGTTTTAAATTCAGGCTCTTCTTCTATCAAATTCAAGCTTTTTGATAATAAAGTCGTCTTAGCGAGTGGTTTAGTTGAAAAAATAGGCAATAATCAATCTAAAATCGAGCTAAAAAACGCCAAAACAGGCACAAAAATGCGTCGCGACACACATATAGCCAATCACGAAAAAGGTTTGCAATTAGTCGAAGAGCTTTTTAATGAAAGTGGAATTTTAAGAGATTTAAACGAGCTTGATGGTTGCGGACATAGAATCGTGCATGGGGGAAAGAATTTAACGGAGCATTGTTTGGTGGATAATTTTGTATTAGAAGAAATCGACCGCGTTAGTGCCATAGCTCCGCTACACAATCCAGCCCATTTAGCTGGGATTAAAACTATGCTAAAAGCCGCTCCTAAAGTGCCAAATGCGACCATTTTTGATACGGCTTTTCATAAGAGTATGCCTGATTTCGCTTATATGTATGCTTTGCCTTATGATTATTATACAGAATATAATATTAGAAAATACGGCTTTCACGGCACTTCGCACTCTTATGTAAGCTCAAGAGCGGCAATTTTAATGCAAAAAGAAAATATTAACGCTATAAGCGCACATCTTGGCAATGGTGCTAGTGTGTGTGCCATAGAAAATGGAAAAAGCATAGATACCTCTATGGGCTTTACACCTCTTGAGGGCTTAATGATGGGAACAAGGTGCGGAGATATCGACCCTGCTACCCTGCCCTTCATCGCTAAAGCAAAAAATTTAAACGCCGATATGCTTGATACTATGATGAATAAGCAAAGTGGGCTTTATGGCGTTTGTGGTTATAATGACTTTCGCGATGTAGTAAGTGAAATTCAAAATGGTAATAATCTCGCACGCCTCGCCCTTGATATGTATTGTTACCGCTTGGCTAAATATATAGGCTCTTATTTTGCCATTTTACCGCATACAGACGCTTTGATTTTTACTGCTGGAGTAGGAGAAAATGCCTCTTTAGTGCGTCAAAAAACTTGCGAAAGATTAAAACATCTAGGCTTTGAACTTGATGAAAGTTTAAATGAAAAAAGTGAAAGCGGAGAGAGGGAGATTAGCAAAGCAAATTCTAAAGTGAAAATTTTTGTTATCCCCACAGATGAAGAGCTTGAAATCGCTAAAATCACAGAAGGGCTTATTAAAAAGCTCAAAATTAAGGCTTAG